In Amycolatopsis coloradensis, one genomic interval encodes:
- a CDS encoding TM0106 family RecB-like putative nuclease, with product MSNEVLLDAGAVSRCRRRVHLEHDPAMREVPLAPPDPAAQQRIADASAHREAIVQRLMEATGPDATWVKIPRDLPAAERVQLTEEAFAAEARYVWGALLPVDRAGHRRGGSELLVHTGDGYVPVLVVRHRITDRGAGAPTTVMTDLDPANRLPDPARKVRSQPRDQMRLAHLYRMLEALGKHEGHRAVGGVIGLDADVVVWHDLSAATWPGGRSALTEYQSRFVDRLAIASAAAEGEEPLAEPSRVLECRRCPWWPTCEVVLTETRDVSLVVRGEDAMELRRAGVSTVDKLAALDPADEPPPMNWTGGTFADAIILARAWLADLTMVRKVDRVEVPRGDVEVDVDMESFGDSGAYLWGSLLTGADIGMEQGYRAFATWEPLPTADEARSFAEFWAWFTEVRERTLAAGLTFRAYCYNALAENRWLFGSADRFGEYPGVPKKAEIASFVDSEEWIDLFRSVTDQFLCSQGKGLKVIAPVAGFDWRDPEAGGEASMRWYRDAVGMDGGLPDAAQRERLLRYNEDDVLATHALRNWMTDHAQTSVPYMNDL from the coding sequence GTGAGTAACGAGGTGCTACTGGACGCGGGAGCGGTGAGCCGCTGCCGGCGTCGCGTGCACCTGGAACACGATCCGGCGATGCGCGAGGTCCCGCTCGCCCCGCCCGACCCCGCCGCGCAGCAGCGGATCGCCGACGCGTCAGCGCATCGCGAGGCGATCGTGCAGCGCCTCATGGAGGCGACGGGACCCGACGCGACCTGGGTCAAGATCCCCCGAGACCTCCCGGCCGCCGAGCGCGTGCAGCTCACCGAAGAGGCCTTCGCCGCCGAAGCGCGCTACGTCTGGGGCGCGCTGCTCCCGGTGGATCGCGCCGGTCACCGGCGTGGTGGCTCCGAACTCCTGGTCCACACCGGTGACGGATACGTGCCGGTGCTGGTCGTGCGGCACCGCATCACCGATCGCGGCGCGGGCGCGCCGACCACGGTGATGACCGACCTCGATCCGGCGAACCGGCTGCCCGATCCGGCGCGAAAGGTCCGCTCGCAGCCGCGGGACCAGATGCGGCTCGCGCACCTCTACCGGATGCTCGAAGCGCTCGGAAAGCACGAAGGGCACCGCGCCGTCGGCGGCGTCATCGGGCTCGACGCGGACGTCGTCGTCTGGCACGACCTGTCCGCGGCCACCTGGCCGGGCGGCCGAAGCGCGCTGACGGAGTACCAGAGCCGCTTCGTCGACAGGCTCGCCATCGCGAGCGCCGCCGCCGAGGGCGAGGAGCCGCTCGCCGAGCCGTCCCGCGTTCTCGAATGCCGGCGCTGCCCGTGGTGGCCGACGTGCGAGGTCGTGCTCACCGAAACCCGTGACGTCAGCCTGGTCGTCCGCGGCGAGGACGCGATGGAGCTCCGCCGCGCCGGGGTGTCCACAGTGGACAAGTTGGCCGCGCTCGATCCGGCCGACGAACCGCCGCCGATGAACTGGACCGGCGGCACGTTCGCCGACGCGATCATCCTCGCGCGCGCCTGGCTCGCCGATCTCACGATGGTGCGCAAGGTCGACCGCGTCGAGGTCCCGCGCGGTGACGTCGAGGTCGACGTCGACATGGAGAGCTTCGGCGATTCCGGCGCGTACCTGTGGGGTTCGCTGCTGACGGGCGCCGACATCGGGATGGAGCAGGGCTATCGCGCGTTCGCGACGTGGGAGCCGCTGCCGACCGCGGACGAGGCCCGGTCGTTCGCCGAGTTCTGGGCCTGGTTCACCGAAGTCCGCGAGCGCACGCTCGCCGCGGGCCTGACCTTCCGCGCCTACTGCTACAACGCGCTCGCCGAGAACCGCTGGCTCTTCGGCTCCGCCGACCGGTTCGGCGAGTACCCCGGCGTTCCGAAGAAGGCCGAGATCGCGTCCTTTGTGGACTCCGAGGAGTGGATCGATCTCTTTCGCAGCGTCACCGACCAGTTCCTCTGCTCGCAGGGCAAGGGGCTCAAGGTGATCGCGCCGGTCGCCGGATTCGACTGGCGCGACCCGGAAGCGGGCGGTGAGGCGTCGATGAGGTGGTACCGCGACGCCGTCGGCATGGACGGCGGACTCCCGGACGCCGCCCAGCGGGAGCGCCTGCTGCGCTACAACGAGGACGACGTCCTGGCGACGCACGCGCTGCGTAACTGGATGACCGACCACGCGCAGACGTCCGTACCGTACATGAACGACCTCTGA
- a CDS encoding DUF6474 family protein gives MARKAKAVEGEGRFTPKKAKNAVAVAKVLGPAVLPVIAPYAVRAAGAARELYDRYQAKKLGVAIDQLGEYSGRGAALHARIAGLTQGLAELKRSAKATDADAAFAKDTQGTLEQLSATVRASERMPAARRKAAHRAVAGELDQLEGKLLHRLGI, from the coding sequence ATGGCGCGCAAGGCCAAAGCCGTCGAGGGCGAAGGCAGGTTTACCCCGAAGAAGGCGAAGAACGCCGTCGCGGTGGCCAAAGTGCTCGGACCGGCCGTACTGCCGGTGATCGCGCCGTACGCCGTTCGAGCGGCGGGTGCCGCGCGAGAGCTATACGACCGTTATCAAGCGAAGAAGCTCGGCGTCGCCATCGACCAGCTCGGCGAGTACAGCGGACGCGGTGCCGCGCTGCACGCGCGGATCGCGGGGCTGACGCAGGGACTCGCGGAGCTGAAGAGGTCGGCGAAGGCGACCGACGCCGACGCGGCCTTCGCGAAGGACACCCAGGGGACGCTGGAGCAGCTTTCGGCGACCGTTCGCGCTTCGGAGCGGATGCCCGCCGCACGGCGGAAGGCGGCGCATCGGGCCGTGGCCGGGGAGCTGGACCAGCTGGAGGGAAAGCTGCTGCACCGCCTCGGGATCTGA
- a CDS encoding glycine betaine ABC transporter substrate-binding protein codes for MRLKAIFGAVLLCGTLSACGLEVNTALPYKIEPGSIQPIESLKGVKVTVGSKDFTENIILGYMAEMALSAAGADVVDLTDIKGSNSSRQALLAGQTDVTWEYTGTGWINYQGNELPVPGGEQAQYEATKAADEAKFGVTWLNYSPLNDQYAFAVTEAYGAANDLKTTSDLAEFLKRKPDQNVFCLETEFTSRQDGFPAAVRAYGFQNPVIKNFGIGTIYSAVASGTCPIGEIFTTDGRIAGLNLRVLEDDKKAFPQYNAVPTLRTEFLKQHPELRGPLEAVAAALDNEQMIELCKQVDVDGRDQGEVAYEWMKKKGFIS; via the coding sequence ATGCGACTCAAGGCGATCTTCGGTGCGGTCCTGTTGTGCGGCACGCTTTCCGCGTGCGGGCTGGAGGTCAACACCGCGCTGCCGTACAAGATCGAACCCGGTTCGATCCAGCCCATCGAGTCGCTCAAGGGCGTCAAGGTGACGGTGGGCTCGAAGGACTTCACCGAGAACATCATCCTGGGCTACATGGCCGAGATGGCGCTTTCCGCGGCGGGCGCGGACGTCGTCGACCTGACCGACATCAAGGGCTCGAACTCGTCGCGGCAGGCGCTGCTCGCCGGCCAGACCGACGTCACGTGGGAGTACACCGGCACCGGCTGGATCAACTACCAGGGCAACGAACTCCCCGTCCCCGGCGGGGAACAAGCCCAGTACGAAGCCACGAAGGCGGCGGACGAGGCGAAGTTCGGCGTCACCTGGCTGAACTACTCGCCGCTCAACGACCAGTACGCCTTCGCTGTCACCGAAGCCTATGGCGCGGCGAACGACCTGAAGACGACGTCGGACCTGGCGGAATTCCTGAAGCGGAAGCCCGATCAGAACGTGTTCTGCCTGGAGACCGAATTCACCAGCCGCCAGGACGGTTTCCCCGCCGCCGTGCGGGCGTACGGGTTCCAGAACCCGGTGATCAAGAACTTCGGCATCGGCACGATCTACTCGGCCGTGGCGAGCGGGACCTGCCCGATCGGCGAGATCTTCACGACCGACGGCCGGATCGCCGGGCTCAACCTTCGCGTCCTCGAAGACGACAAGAAGGCGTTCCCGCAGTACAACGCCGTGCCGACGCTGCGGACGGAATTCCTGAAGCAGCACCCGGAACTGCGGGGACCGCTAGAAGCCGTCGCCGCGGCCCTCGACAACGAGCAGATGATCGAGCTGTGCAAGCAGGTCGACGTCGACGGTCGTGACCAGGGCGAGGTCGCCTACGAGTGGATGAAGAAGAAGGGGTTCATCTCCTAG
- a CDS encoding ABC transporter permease, producing MTATVDTGFSTESSSRSAERVRLFAQPAAVLLIVAGVLIWVFASDLTATEKETLNAAGLLAALRDHLAMTVVVTAIVVAVAVPLGVLVTRPWAKWAAPVFLAVANIGQAAPALGVLVLWFIVTGATGGLWVAALPLAFYSLLPVLRNTMVGLQQVEPALIDAGRGIGMSASGVLWRVEFPLAIPLILAGLRTSLVLAVGTATFGMFVNAGGFGLLIDTGYKLNLTKVLITGSVLAVALALLVDWLGAVAEQFFGPKGLR from the coding sequence ATGACGGCCACCGTCGATACCGGCTTCTCCACCGAGTCCTCGTCGAGAAGCGCCGAACGGGTCCGGTTGTTCGCCCAGCCCGCCGCGGTGCTGCTGATCGTCGCCGGGGTGCTGATCTGGGTCTTCGCCAGTGACCTCACCGCGACGGAGAAGGAAACGCTCAACGCCGCCGGGCTGCTGGCCGCGCTGCGCGACCACCTGGCGATGACCGTCGTGGTCACCGCGATCGTGGTCGCCGTGGCGGTGCCGCTCGGCGTGCTCGTCACGCGGCCGTGGGCGAAATGGGCGGCGCCGGTCTTCCTGGCGGTCGCGAACATCGGCCAGGCCGCGCCCGCGCTCGGTGTGCTGGTGCTGTGGTTCATCGTCACCGGCGCCACCGGCGGGCTGTGGGTGGCGGCGCTGCCGCTGGCGTTCTATTCGCTGCTTCCGGTGCTGCGGAACACGATGGTCGGCCTGCAGCAGGTCGAGCCCGCGCTGATCGACGCCGGCCGCGGTATCGGCATGTCGGCGTCCGGCGTGCTGTGGCGGGTGGAGTTCCCGCTGGCCATCCCGTTGATCTTGGCCGGTCTGCGGACCTCGCTGGTGCTGGCCGTCGGCACGGCGACCTTCGGCATGTTCGTGAACGCCGGTGGTTTCGGCCTGCTGATCGACACCGGTTACAAGCTCAACCTGACGAAGGTGCTGATCACCGGCTCGGTGCTCGCCGTCGCGCTGGCGCTGCTGGTCGACTGGCTCGGCGCGGTGGCGGAACAGTTCTTCGGACCGAAGGGACTGCGCTGA
- a CDS encoding ABC transporter ATP-binding protein, producing the protein MSVAESPETVSGVEIELENVTKRYSGTREPAVDDFSMVVPAGKIVVFVGPSGCGKTTTMRMINRLIEPTSGRITIGGDDALKLDVDTLRRRIGYAIQQAGLFPHFTVAQNIAVVPGLLGWDKKKVNDRVEEMMDLVGLDPADFRDRFPRQLSGGQQQRVGVARALAADPPVLLMDEPFGAVDPITRGNLQDELLRLQTDLKKTIVFVTHDFDEAVKLGDKIAVLGNQSKILQYDTPDAILANPADDTVAGFVGAGASLKQLTLLRVRDVELKQDALTATVSESPSSVREKLTQQRKHFVLVLDQRRRPMRWVHVRELTKATSLSTAGKPLRDYVSLQSTLQDALEAMLAEGGSVPVTGARGEYAGTIELDTVISTIQQLREEHSDDSPAEGVTA; encoded by the coding sequence GTGTCCGTGGCTGAGTCTCCTGAAACCGTATCCGGCGTCGAAATCGAGCTGGAGAACGTCACGAAGCGCTACTCCGGCACCCGTGAGCCCGCGGTCGACGACTTCTCGATGGTGGTGCCCGCCGGCAAGATCGTGGTCTTCGTCGGCCCGTCCGGCTGCGGCAAGACCACGACCATGCGGATGATCAACCGGCTGATCGAGCCGACGTCGGGCCGGATCACCATCGGCGGCGACGACGCGCTGAAGCTCGACGTCGACACCCTGCGCCGTCGCATCGGCTACGCGATCCAGCAGGCCGGGCTGTTCCCGCATTTCACCGTCGCGCAGAACATCGCCGTGGTGCCGGGGCTGCTCGGCTGGGACAAGAAGAAGGTCAACGACCGGGTCGAGGAGATGATGGACCTGGTCGGGCTGGACCCGGCCGATTTCCGCGACCGGTTCCCGCGTCAGCTGTCCGGTGGACAGCAGCAGCGCGTCGGCGTCGCGCGGGCGCTCGCGGCGGATCCGCCGGTGCTGCTGATGGACGAGCCGTTCGGCGCGGTCGACCCGATCACCCGCGGCAACCTGCAGGACGAACTGCTGCGGCTCCAGACCGACCTGAAGAAGACCATCGTCTTCGTCACCCACGACTTCGACGAGGCCGTGAAGCTCGGCGACAAGATCGCGGTGCTCGGCAACCAGTCGAAGATCCTGCAGTACGACACCCCGGACGCGATCCTCGCGAACCCGGCCGACGACACCGTCGCCGGCTTCGTCGGTGCCGGCGCCTCGCTGAAGCAGCTGACGCTGCTGCGGGTCCGTGACGTCGAGCTGAAGCAGGACGCGCTGACGGCGACGGTGAGCGAGTCGCCGTCCTCGGTGCGCGAGAAGCTGACTCAGCAGCGCAAGCATTTCGTGCTGGTGCTCGACCAGCGCCGCCGTCCGATGCGGTGGGTGCACGTCCGCGAGCTGACCAAGGCGACGTCGCTGTCGACCGCGGGCAAACCGCTGCGCGACTACGTCAGCCTCCAGTCGACCCTGCAGGACGCGCTCGAAGCCATGCTCGCCGAGGGCGGCAGCGTCCCGGTGACCGGCGCGCGCGGCGAGTACGCCGGGACGATCGAACTCGACACCGTCATCTCGACGATCCAGCAGCTGCGCGAGGAGCACTCCGACGACAGCCCGGCGGAAGGTGTGACCGCATGA
- a CDS encoding ABC transporter permease: MNLFEYISDRWDRLALQGLLHVSAVVQCTILAAVLGVVIGVAVYRSPIGSAVATALASTILTVPSFALLGLLIPVFGLGANTTVIALVLYALLPIVRNTIVGLSGVDPAVSDAARGIGMSRFGVLTKVELRLAWPAILAGMRVATQMLMGIAVIAAYAKGPGLGSEVFSGLTNAGSTNSLNQALTGTLGVVVLALVLDAVYVLINRLTVSRGVRG; this comes from the coding sequence ATGAATCTCTTCGAGTACATCTCGGATCGGTGGGACAGACTCGCCCTCCAAGGGCTCCTCCATGTCAGCGCGGTCGTGCAGTGCACGATCCTGGCCGCCGTCCTCGGCGTGGTGATCGGCGTCGCCGTCTACCGCAGCCCGATCGGGTCGGCCGTGGCCACGGCGCTGGCGAGCACGATCCTCACCGTCCCCTCCTTCGCTCTCCTGGGGCTTCTCATTCCCGTGTTCGGCCTCGGCGCGAACACCACGGTCATCGCCCTCGTGCTCTACGCGCTGCTGCCGATCGTGCGGAACACGATCGTCGGGCTGAGCGGCGTGGATCCGGCGGTCAGCGACGCGGCGCGCGGGATCGGCATGAGCCGCTTCGGCGTGCTGACCAAGGTGGAGCTGCGGCTCGCCTGGCCCGCGATCCTCGCCGGTATGCGGGTCGCGACGCAGATGCTCATGGGTATCGCGGTCATCGCGGCCTACGCGAAGGGACCGGGCCTCGGCTCGGAGGTCTTCTCCGGCCTCACCAACGCGGGGAGCACGAACTCCCTCAACCAGGCACTGACCGGGACGCTCGGGGTGGTCGTCCTCGCACTGGTCCTCGACGCCGTTTACGTACTGATCAACCGTTTGACCGTCTCTAGGGGTGTCCGTGGCTGA
- a CDS encoding YcnI family protein gives MSKHVFKRAGFLAATVGIAGLLSAGVASAHVTANVYGPQPSKGGYGSIFFRVPNEEKDAGTIKVEITVKPEYALSSVRAKPLPGWKAEVVKSKLPAPVTTDSGTQITEAVTKVSWTAEPGTKIAAGSTEFQEFQISAGKFPTNVDAIEFPATQTYENGKVVEWNQPTPASGEEPEHPAPTVKLAEKSADGHGGGHGTDTKATSEESHAASSSSDNTARWLGGAGLVVGALGLGVGAGATLRARRATAASGTSDTEGTK, from the coding sequence GTGTCCAAGCACGTCTTCAAGCGCGCCGGTTTCCTGGCCGCCACCGTCGGCATCGCCGGCCTGCTCTCGGCCGGGGTCGCCTCGGCCCACGTCACCGCCAACGTCTACGGCCCCCAGCCGTCGAAGGGCGGCTACGGATCGATCTTCTTCCGCGTCCCCAACGAGGAGAAGGACGCCGGCACCATCAAGGTCGAGATCACCGTCAAGCCCGAGTACGCGCTCAGCTCCGTGCGCGCCAAGCCGCTTCCCGGCTGGAAGGCCGAGGTCGTCAAGTCGAAGCTGCCCGCCCCGGTGACCACCGACTCCGGCACGCAGATCACCGAGGCCGTCACCAAGGTCTCCTGGACCGCGGAGCCCGGCACCAAGATCGCCGCCGGATCGACCGAGTTCCAGGAGTTCCAGATCAGCGCGGGTAAGTTCCCGACCAACGTCGACGCGATCGAGTTCCCCGCCACCCAGACCTACGAGAACGGCAAGGTCGTCGAGTGGAACCAGCCGACCCCGGCCTCCGGTGAGGAGCCCGAGCACCCCGCGCCGACGGTGAAGCTCGCCGAGAAGAGCGCTGACGGACACGGTGGCGGCCACGGCACCGACACCAAGGCCACGTCCGAGGAGTCGCACGCCGCGTCGTCCTCTTCCGACAACACCGCCCGCTGGCTCGGCGGCGCCGGACTGGTCGTCGGCGCGCTCGGCCTCGGCGTCGGCGCCGGTGCCACCCTGCGCGCCCGCCGCGCCACCGCCGCTTCCGGCACCAGCGACACCGAGGGAACCAAGTAA
- a CDS encoding copper resistance CopC family protein, which yields MRKAIVALAITGVAWLATATPALAHNVLISSDPAKGASIAAGPAKITLTFDQYVQNANVNQIAVIGPGGGQWAEGQVEVRDSVVTVPLRPLGPAGEYKIGYRILSADGHAVTGEVPFTLTAAGTGTPASADAARSNAGQTETAPATGGEGSSGVPIWVWIAGAVVLLAVGLTVALRTGAGDKEKSGS from the coding sequence ATGCGTAAAGCGATCGTCGCGCTGGCGATCACCGGGGTGGCGTGGCTCGCCACCGCCACCCCGGCGCTGGCGCACAACGTCCTGATCTCCTCGGACCCGGCGAAGGGCGCTTCGATCGCCGCCGGGCCCGCGAAGATCACGCTCACGTTCGACCAGTACGTCCAGAACGCGAACGTCAACCAGATCGCGGTCATCGGACCGGGCGGCGGCCAGTGGGCCGAAGGCCAGGTCGAGGTCCGCGACAGCGTCGTGACCGTGCCGCTGCGGCCGCTCGGCCCGGCGGGCGAGTACAAGATCGGCTACCGGATCCTGTCCGCGGACGGGCACGCCGTGACCGGCGAGGTGCCGTTCACGCTCACCGCCGCGGGCACCGGGACCCCGGCGAGCGCCGACGCGGCGCGCAGCAACGCGGGCCAGACCGAGACGGCCCCGGCGACCGGCGGCGAAGGCTCGTCCGGGGTGCCGATCTGGGTGTGGATCGCGGGCGCCGTCGTGCTGCTCGCCGTCGGACTGACCGTCGCGCTGCGCACCGGCGCGGGTGACAAGGAGAAGAGCGGCTCATGA
- a CDS encoding copper resistance D family protein, protein MTQAETTSRARVAVLFCVVTAGIVGALIGVALTATAPVPGVAQVSEVVSVSIPIVRVLLDISAVATIGLALLSVLVGYDRPKLSEPIMRIARPASVAAALVWATTALVALILQTAEYRPGSSTLSMSDVGGYIADVGAGKALLIVAVLALLHAGLGVLALKHGEKVPAEVRVGLGLFALLPLPVTGHASNWNYHDYTMISMELHVMSAVAWTGGLGAMAVLLVGNRTLLAHALPRFSKLATLCLILGAATGLFNGLIEISLNPSLGFWEGVFTTPYGQLVLLKLLCTGVIASLGAYTRWKLMPQIVRHNRTALAAWATLELTVMGLAFGFAVVLTRAPVVPTT, encoded by the coding sequence ATGACCCAGGCCGAGACCACCTCGCGTGCCCGCGTCGCCGTCCTGTTCTGCGTGGTGACGGCGGGTATCGTCGGCGCCCTGATCGGTGTCGCGCTGACGGCCACCGCCCCGGTCCCCGGGGTCGCGCAGGTCAGCGAGGTGGTCTCGGTCTCGATCCCGATCGTGCGGGTGCTGCTGGACATCTCGGCGGTCGCCACGATCGGGCTGGCGCTGCTTTCGGTGCTGGTCGGCTACGACCGGCCGAAGCTCTCCGAGCCGATCATGCGGATCGCGCGGCCCGCGAGTGTCGCGGCCGCGCTGGTCTGGGCGACCACCGCGCTCGTCGCGCTGATCCTGCAGACCGCCGAATACCGCCCGGGTTCCAGCACGCTGTCGATGTCGGACGTCGGCGGCTACATCGCCGACGTCGGCGCCGGGAAGGCGCTGCTGATCGTGGCGGTGCTGGCCCTGCTGCACGCGGGACTCGGCGTCCTCGCCCTGAAACACGGCGAGAAGGTGCCCGCCGAGGTCCGCGTCGGGCTCGGCCTGTTCGCGCTGCTGCCGCTGCCGGTCACCGGGCACGCGTCGAACTGGAACTACCACGACTACACGATGATCTCGATGGAACTGCACGTGATGAGCGCCGTCGCCTGGACCGGCGGGCTCGGCGCGATGGCGGTGCTGCTCGTCGGGAACCGGACCCTGCTGGCGCACGCCCTGCCGCGGTTCTCCAAACTCGCGACGCTGTGCCTGATCCTCGGCGCGGCGACCGGGCTGTTCAACGGGTTGATCGAGATCTCGCTCAACCCGTCGCTCGGCTTCTGGGAAGGCGTCTTCACCACACCTTACGGGCAACTGGTGCTGCTCAAACTGTTGTGCACCGGCGTGATCGCGAGCCTCGGCGCGTACACGCGCTGGAAGCTGATGCCCCAGATCGTCCGGCACAACCGGACGGCGCTGGCCGCGTGGGCGACGCTCGAACTGACCGTGATGGGGCTCGCGTTCGGCTTCGCCGTCGTCCTCACGCGAGCCCCTGTCGTGCCGACCACCTAG
- a CDS encoding dihydrofolate reductase family protein produces the protein MRSLLDAGLVDEIRLMVCPVTRGEGTRVFQDRRELKPIEVTAFENGVVLLRYAVEN, from the coding sequence ATGAGGTCGCTGCTGGACGCGGGCCTCGTCGACGAGATCCGGCTGATGGTCTGCCCGGTGACTCGCGGCGAGGGGACGCGTGTCTTCCAGGACCGGCGGGAGCTGAAGCCGATCGAGGTCACCGCGTTCGAGAACGGCGTCGTGCTTCTGCGATACGCGGTGGAGAACTGA
- a CDS encoding tetratricopeptide repeat protein, with amino-acid sequence MKLTRQVSSGPRQLPPAPAHFTNRTAELALLEELLSQDGTDGPAVHLISGQGGIGKTALATAWARHLGDRFPDGHLWADLGGFSANGPLSASEALGRFLRALGVPPEGLPADVEELTALYRTTTAERPLLVLLDNAGSTEQVLPLLPAGGESLVIVTSRRRLGRLQTEHRARLVELAPFGSAHSAELLGRAVGAERVGAEAAQARAIADLCGGLPIALTTVSAKLAGRPKMSLEKIATELGKEYRRLATLSTKEAQSVEASFNLSYDELPSDAAALYAALGLHPGPDFGVGVAAASIAVREEVAEDLLDQLVDVGLLIDRGDDRYTFHDLARLHAKEKTAGNEYDRDIAVRRMLEWYLHTASKTTAMTVPDQDPIPYRYEYRPPTPVSFESADEELAWLERERENLIAAVETAETWQLPELGWQLAAAMWPLFLLRKHYPDFLKVSQAGVRCARAWGNASAEALMHNRSGAACRGTGRYDEAVAHYEAGREAARKAGNEVVEIRSVEGLGLVALAQGRLEDAVTWFTEDHRLSERQNRTHDVGLALINLGSTQLKAGRPDPAIEHLTRAREALAADPYNVARARTELGRALTAAGDLAAARTELEASLATMEASGSRFEVARALSAFGEVAEAEGNPEEARRFYDRALPILVGLGRPEADALRTRLEQL; translated from the coding sequence GTGAAACTCACCAGGCAGGTGAGTTCGGGCCCGCGTCAGCTCCCGCCCGCGCCCGCGCATTTCACCAACCGCACGGCCGAGCTCGCGCTGCTCGAAGAACTCCTGTCCCAGGACGGCACCGACGGGCCGGCGGTGCACCTGATCAGCGGCCAGGGCGGGATCGGGAAGACGGCGCTGGCCACCGCGTGGGCCCGGCACCTCGGCGACCGGTTCCCGGACGGGCACCTCTGGGCGGATCTCGGCGGCTTCAGCGCCAACGGTCCGCTCTCCGCGAGCGAAGCCCTCGGCCGGTTCCTCCGCGCTTTGGGTGTTCCGCCGGAAGGGCTGCCCGCGGACGTCGAGGAGCTCACCGCCCTCTACCGCACGACGACCGCCGAACGACCGTTGCTCGTGCTGCTCGACAACGCGGGTTCGACCGAACAGGTGCTGCCGCTGCTGCCCGCCGGCGGCGAAAGCCTCGTGATCGTGACGTCGAGGCGCCGTCTGGGCAGGCTCCAGACCGAACATCGCGCGCGGCTGGTCGAGCTGGCCCCCTTCGGTTCCGCGCACAGCGCCGAACTGCTGGGCCGCGCGGTCGGCGCGGAGCGGGTCGGCGCCGAAGCCGCGCAGGCGCGGGCCATCGCCGACCTGTGCGGCGGCCTGCCGATCGCCCTCACCACGGTCAGCGCCAAGCTCGCGGGGCGGCCGAAGATGTCGCTGGAGAAGATCGCCACCGAGCTGGGGAAGGAATATCGTCGACTGGCCACGCTCTCGACGAAAGAGGCGCAATCGGTGGAAGCCAGCTTCAACCTCTCCTACGACGAACTCCCCTCGGACGCGGCCGCACTGTACGCGGCGCTCGGCCTGCATCCCGGACCCGACTTCGGCGTCGGCGTGGCCGCGGCGTCGATCGCCGTCCGCGAGGAGGTCGCCGAAGACCTGCTGGACCAGCTCGTCGACGTCGGCCTGCTGATCGACCGCGGCGACGACCGGTACACCTTCCACGACCTCGCGCGGCTGCACGCCAAGGAGAAGACGGCGGGCAACGAGTACGACCGCGACATCGCGGTGCGCCGCATGCTCGAGTGGTACCTGCACACTGCGTCCAAGACCACCGCGATGACGGTCCCCGACCAGGACCCGATCCCGTACCGGTACGAATACCGGCCGCCGACGCCGGTCTCGTTCGAGTCCGCCGACGAGGAACTCGCCTGGCTCGAACGGGAACGCGAGAACCTCATCGCCGCCGTCGAGACCGCCGAAACGTGGCAGCTGCCGGAACTCGGCTGGCAGCTCGCCGCCGCGATGTGGCCGCTCTTCCTGCTGCGCAAGCACTATCCGGACTTCCTCAAGGTGAGCCAGGCAGGCGTGCGGTGCGCGCGGGCGTGGGGCAACGCCTCCGCCGAGGCCCTGATGCACAACCGCAGTGGAGCCGCCTGCCGCGGCACCGGCCGGTACGACGAAGCCGTCGCGCATTACGAGGCGGGCCGCGAAGCCGCACGGAAGGCCGGGAACGAGGTCGTCGAGATCCGGTCGGTGGAAGGGCTCGGCCTGGTCGCGCTGGCGCAGGGCAGGCTCGAAGACGCGGTGACGTGGTTCACCGAAGACCACCGGCTGAGCGAACGCCAGAACCGGACGCACGACGTCGGGCTCGCGCTGATCAACCTCGGTTCGACCCAGCTCAAGGCCGGGCGGCCGGATCCCGCGATCGAGCACCTCACCCGCGCTCGCGAGGCACTGGCCGCCGATCCCTACAACGTGGCCCGCGCCCGGACCGAACTCGGCCGTGCCCTCACCGCGGCCGGGGATCTCGCGGCCGCACGGACCGAACTCGAAGCGTCGCTCGCCACCATGGAGGCCAGCGGGTCGCGGTTCGAGGTCGCCAGGGCGCTGTCCGCCTTCGGCGAGGTCGCCGAGGCGGAAGGGAACCCCGAGGAGGCTAGGCGGTTCTACGACCGGGCGTTGCCCATCCTCGTCGGCCTCGGCCGCCCGGAGGCTGACGCTCTGCGCACGCGACTGGAGCAGCTCTGA